TGTTTAAAACTTCGTGGTTCTGAGGCTAGTGTGTTGGAGGACTTGGCAAAAGCCATCAATTTGGTGCATGTCCGGCAGGATCTCGTGGAAAGCAGTCATACATTGCTAAACCACGCATACCGTGCTCTGCAAGAATATGAAAGGTGTACTTCTCTTATGTTTGAGGCTACTTTTAGGCTATTTGCATCTTGTTATACTGTTCATCGAACGTTGCTGGAAGCCTGTCCACACGTACTTTTTTCAGCATTCTAGTCAATTTTTGAATCCATTTTGAGGCCAGACCATATATGTGAATGTTAGCTACATGGCAATCAGATTTAATTTACTTttcaggaagagaaaaaaactcATCAGTTATGGTATATCTGCTGGAATGGTGGACTGCAAACTTGAAAATGTACTTtgtgcatttaaaaaaaaaaaaataattttgatacCATTGAGcagcaagtaaaaaaaaaatgcatcctTCACTGTCATGAAGTTTTTTCAAGCCActgaatcaaaattttcaaccTTTTCAAGTGCTTTGcatgtttttcatctttttgacCCTGAGATTTGCACAATTTAGCCTTTCATATGTACTTGTTCTCACAAAATCTTTATGTTTTAGAGTATAACAGCTAAGATTGCACCTTTCAGGGCTACTAGCTACTGTTTGAATTTGGCTGCCGAACAAGAGAAAATTGTCATGGATAAGTGGTTGCCTGAGCTTAAGACTGCAGTTTCAAATGCTCATAATTGCTTTGAGGAGTGCAGATATGTTGCGGGATTGGTGAGTACCATGAATGACTAACAAATTGTTGGAATCAcccatttttttccatcaagaaTCACATGATGTTTGAGTACAGGGTGTAGGGCTTAGCTAATATCAGAATGTACAGGCATTTGGTTCTCTTTTCAAAAAAGGTCTACATGATGTCAACTGTTGGCTGGAGATTTTATCTTCATAGCTGCAGACTAGTACATATATGCTTATACtttgctttgtttgtttgtttgattttttttttttttttttttttgctgaacaAGATATTGCTTATATTATAGCTTTGGTAGAAGTGACATTTAACTTCTGTGTTCCTGTCGCGGTAAAGTAACTTGTAGAATTTATGGCTGGAGTGAATGAAATGAACCGATTCACATGTTCTGCTAGACTTATTTTGGTCATGCCTGACTCTTGGTTTTGACATTGGCAGCTTGATGAATGGTGGGAGCAGCCTGCAGCAACTGTTGTTGACTGGGTTACGGTTGATGGACAGAATGTTACCACTTGGCATAACCATGTCAAACAGCTTCTTGCTTTTTACGATAAGGAACTCTTGTGAGCTGAGCTTAAGGAACCTCTGAGGTCAATTGAAATGATAAGGAACTCTTGTGAGCTGAGCTCAAGGAACCTCTGAGGACAATCTTCAATTGCCTGGTTCTGGAACTAGTTCCTAGATCAACTTGCTAATGGTTCATATGACATGGAAGTCACAGGATAATTACGTCGGACCAGAAGCAGTTTGCATTATTGCGGTATTCACTGCTTACACCTCCTGGCtacttttgacaatttgagGGGGAAAATTTTGCACTCTCTGATGAGGGTATTCATCGGCACTGATCCTCCGCCTACGTTGTTGGATTTTGTACAGTGTGATTGCGTTGCTTCTGAAAAAGCATTTTCTGTATAATATGTTTGTTATAGCTTTGACTCTGGTGGTTCACTATGCCACTTCTTTGGCTGAGAATGGGGATTGATGCCACCTGAGTCATTTCAAGTTGCTTGCAGCAACTTCTGATTGTAATTTTGTATCGTTTGAGAAGGGTATCACATGAGAAATACATGACGTGTCGATAGTTACCAAACAAGATTTGCATTATTGTCATTGTTGAATGTCATTTTTTAAGAGTGGATAGAATTCCTTTATCGAGCAAAGTATGAATCGGTAGTGAATAGCACCTCATGAAATAAGAACCCAAATCAGAGCACAATCAAAGGGAATTCCTTCAGGACCACCTTCAAGAGAGCCTTTTGTGCGGGAAAAGtgctaaaaaagtcctaaaccttttatatttgtgtcaacTTAGGCacaaggtttaggactaaattggcataaatgtaaaatgtttatgactttttttagcACTTTTCCCCTTTCCATGCCAATGAATAATCTTATCGCCGAGAAATGATGAGACTCTTACGGTTTGATGAAATTGATCAGGTCTCTTCGAGAGACCCAGAGATCCAACTTCGTCCACAAAAACATGTTTCCATCTGGCGGTCGAAACATGAAATGGCTCACTGCACCGCATAGGTACTCGATAATTTTGCATCGGAGGTTTGAAAACCAGGCTTCAAGCCCGAGACCTCAGGTATCTTGATCTCATTCGCTTTAACCCTCTACTAAACTCTGGAGTCGGATATTCGAGAAAAAGCGTACGGAAGAAGTTAGAGCTTACCTTTGTAACTTTTAATCAAGCCAGTGTCCATAGTATCGAACCAGACATATCGTTTCCAACCAAAAGCGACGTTTAAACTGTTAGCCCACGAAATCCGAGAAGAGCCCGATGTTTCAGGCCCCTAAAACCCACCCGTGAAGCATTGAACTTCGATTTCTTGGAACCCCGTGAAGACAACGATGTTCAGAAGAACCAGACAAAAGAGGCAATCTTGGTTTTTCGAAAACAAAGATTCGGGAAAAAAGAGAGGCGGTCTTAGCGGAATAAAACGTTTTAAACCTGGCTTAGCAAATCGATTAATAAGCTTGTTTTGGTGGTAATATGCAGATGACAGAGTACCTGTCCGATATAACCACGCTCGACCTCACGAATAGTCACCTTATCGACGTGTTTCCGCCGGTTCAGTAAAAATTGGAATAACAAAGCAACCTTTCCCtatggatgatgaagacaaCAGTGCTCCACAACGTTACATGTGGACTAAAATAATTCTGAGACTTTCAGTTCCAACACATGGTGGTCATCCTCTAGACTCCACATGGAGctgtttctctcttttccttcttcttctttaaaattAGAATGGAGACGACTTCAATATCTGACAAAAGGAGAGAATCTGGCGGTGGCTACTTTACATTTCTCGTGACTCAAATGGGTCCCGACCGTATTCTTTATTGGCATTTTCGCATCAGCAAAGGAACAAAAAGTGACAGCATGTGTGAGCCAACAATGACCCCTAAGCACGCAAGAGTTCTCCTCTATCTACCCTTTTTGACATCCCAAAATCACCTCTCCctccttttgtttcctttaatTACCGTGTCCGGATCGAGTCCTCGATGTAATTTTCACGCCTCGGTTCACCTCCTAAGTCCGGTCAATCGAACCCGGGTGCCTTGTTGTGCCCTTTTTTCTTATACAATCTTTTCGAATGATTAATTACAGCTTGTTTTCACATGGATACATTAAACCGGCTACAGAACATCGATAAGGTCGGTTCGTGTGTGCCTTGGATTCAGACACCAGAAAGAGACACAAGAAGCAAACTTATCTCTTGGTAAACCCAATCTAACACAGAACTAGAGATTGCTAGGAGGTCTATATAAAAAGCCAAAGAAGAATGTCATGAGAGCAAAGAGAAGCATATCAGAATGCCAATGCCTTGGTTTCTGATAACTCTCGTGTTGCTCAGTTTGAGAATATCAGATGTTTCGGAGGCTGTCCATGAAGAGAAGGTTCCATCTGCACTAGTCGTGGGCACTGTTTTCTGTGACACATGCTTCAAGCAAGAGTTCTCGAGGACCAGTCACTTCATTTCAGGTCCAATTTACTCATCCCCAAACATTAAGAGATGGTGATATCTTGAGATTTCGTTCTTTCTGTTGCCTTGACTCTATGTGCTATAGCTCCGACTTGTGTCTAAAAACAGAATTCCACCTACATGTGTGTGTTCAGGTGCATATGTTTCGATAGAATGCGGAAACTCGAGCTCGAGCCTGAGCTTCCGACAAGAAGCGAGGACGAATAGGCATGGCAAATTCAAGGTCCTTTTACCAGCTTCGATGGGTAAAGATGCGGAGGGAATCGAGGGTTGCGCGGTGAAGCTGATCAAGAGCGGCGACCCAGGCTGCCGCGCAGTGTCCTTAGGCATTTCGTCATCGCTTCGTCTCAAGTCGAAGAGGCATGGACTCCACGTATTCTCGGCAGGGCTTCTTGCCTTCAAGCCCCTGAAACAACCGAGCAGGTGCACGGACGGTGCCGCTCCAGGAGATCTCAAGTTTGGTTCCAAGAAAAGCTTGATGCCCTCGAAAGTTTTCCTCCCGCCAATCCCGGGGCTAACGCCGCCATCATTTCCTATCCCATTTTTTTCACCACCGCCATTAATACCTCTGCCACCGATCCCAGGGTTCACACCGCCACCGTCGCCATTGATTCCTTTGCCACCGATCCCATTTTTcaccccgccgccgccgccgtcattCCCCTTCCCTATCCCTCCACTGCCGCCATTCTTACCAATACCAGGATTTACTccctcgccgcctccgccaCCATCATTCCCTTTTCCTCCATTGCCACCGTTCCCGCCACTGCCACCAATTCCTTTCCCACCACTACCAGGATTcactccgccgccgccaccaccttcTCCTCCCCCACCGACCTTCCATATTCCCCCTCTCCCTCCACTATTCCCATTCCCTCCGCCTGCCAGTTCCCCTGGTAAACCCCCAGCTTCAACTCTTCCAGAGAAGACTTCTCCTTGATTAAACTGCAATAAGTCCATACATACAAAAAATAGGAAGAAATATTTTCTACTGCTTTTTCCATGCTCCTTTAGAAGTTTCGTGCTAATTATTGCACCTCCTCTGGTATGTGTGTGCAGATCTGTAGCGTGTAGTCTGTCAGTAGTATTGTAAAATAAGAATGTGCTGTCCTATTGTGCAATTTCAGTTCAGCAATTCACTCAGGATTGGAAGGTTTTCGGGTCAGAATCACATTAATAAGTCGAAGCAACTTCATTATTAGATGCTACGACTAAGATCAATGACATGTAGGGTTTGTTTTCTCTGTGGTGATATAATATATCGCCGCTCATAATGGTGATAGCTAGGAAAGTACAGTGACTGTGGAAGTTGGGATCCTCGTATCCCATAAATTAAATAACCGGATTTGTAGGTTTTGCCCTATGTGAGCTGCCTCTTCGTGTGTAACTCGCAAGTCACATCCAGACAACAAGAAAGAGTAAAAAAGGCAAGAACCGTCTTTGGTCGACTTTAAATCTATCACAAGATCATCGGGAGCTCTGTATACTATATAGGACACAAGAAGAGAGTGCTCTGAGATGAACTGAGAGTCAGGTCCCAATGACAATGCTCTTGATGTCTCTGATAACATTGCTCCTGCTCGCTCTCGGGCTACATTGCGGTTCCGGGGCCACCCATGAGGACAATTTCCCACCCTTTGTCACTTTCCCGCCGATCCCGGGGTTCCTGATCCcgtcctttttccctttttctgtCCGTGCATTACCGCCAAGCCCGCCACTGCCGCCTCTCAAGCCGTCACCACCTGGATGTACTCCAAGGTCACCATCGATCCCTTTCCGCCCCCTCCATTGTCACCGCCATCGATTCCTTCATCACCACCACCGGATTTACTCCACCGCCACCTCCATTCCCTTCCCCCGCATCCCCATCGCCATTACCGCCAAGCCCGCCACTGCCGCCTCTCAAGCCGTCACCACTTGGATGTACTCCAAGGTCACCATCGATCCCTTTCCCGGCCCCTCCATTGTCACCGCCGTCGATTTCTTCATCACCACCACCCGGATTTACTCCACTGCCACCTCCATTCCCTTCCCCCGCATGCCCATCGCCATTACCGCCAAGCCCGCCACTGCCGCCTCTCAAGCCGTCACCACCTGGATGTACTCCAAGGTCACCATCGATCCCTTTCCCGGCCCCTCCATTGTCACCGCCGTCGATTCCTCCATCACCACCACCCGGATTTACTCCACCGCCACCTCCATTCCCTTCCCCCGCATCCCCATCGCCATTTCTCCTGCCGCCGTCGCCATCTCCCTCGCCCCCATCCCCAGCTCCGACTCCGACTCCACCATCcttcccttctcctcctctctctccagcTCCATTTGCATCATCTCCTTTCTGCTCTAATGCCCGTCCTCCTTCAACTCCTCCAAAGATGTCCCCTTGATCAAAACATAATACTATACTTTCACATAGGTAACAAATCTCCTAGTATTTCcaccacctttttcttttcaaataaaagtctcTCCTAATTACCGTACTTCCATTGAATTTGTGGGGGTGTAGGACATTACATCACTGTGTTCTGTAATTTGTCCTTGAGACGGTAGAATTCCATCTGTTTTATGTAATGTTGCAGAGGAATAACTGGGCTATGGTTAGAGGTTTCGGTTCAGAATGTAGTAACAGTCGCAAGCGATTGCGTGGTGCTGTCTGTAAATTCGGTTTGATGTGAACTGTGACAATGTTGTGTTTTACGTGATATCCCTTAGTCTCAAACCCATAAGATATAGCTTGCCTTTTGATTGTATTAGAGATCTGGATTTAATGTGGCATATGAAAGCCCTGATATTgcgtaggggtgatcggttctcACCTTGGAACTTGGAGCCCATACAGTTACAGTTGGTTCCCcatttgtggaatcaagaaccgACCCTATTGACCTTAGAAGCGGCTTGGACTGGCCTGGCTACTTTAGAGCCAATCCTAAGGTCAACTAGGGAACTGACCATCGAGTATCAAATGCCCTCCAATTGGCTccaactttttgtttttcttagtcGCACAAATTAAAAGAAGCATCTTATGAATCTCTTGCTCGGTCGGCAGTTGAAATGATACATATTCATTTTATAAGGCCGCACAACCAAGCCACCCAGTTAAGGCATTCGCATCAAGAGCAAATCTTGCATAACTCGAGCCACACGCCTGCACAATTGACTCATCATCTGGCAAGTTAGAACTTCACAAGCAACCCAGATCCCAGCGTTAACGAACAATAACCTGTTGCCTACACTACAAGGGCTCCTCTAACTTCTGACAAAATGAATGACAATCTGTCGCCGGCATGTTAAGCAGTTCTTTctcattccattttttttttttggctgatttCTTACGTGAAGTCGTTGAGCATAGCGGAAAGGACATGCCAACATTTTGGGTCTTCATGACGTGCCGTCTCAGAACCGAATGAACTAAGTACCGCCAATATGCACATGTCGGAGGATTTCGCCTCCTGTTAATTGACAACAAGTCTTCTCTCGGTCACAGAAAGAGGAACATATGCTTGGTTCTGACTACTCAACGTCCAATGCACTAGATTATGCAGTTCACTGCCCAGTCTCAGCACTAAATTtcagggtgagcatggtccgggtggtCTGTTTCCAGGGTTAGAAATGGGAACCAAACGGAAAAGACAGACTTTAGAAAAACTAGAACTGGGAATTGAACGGAACTACCATAGAATTGGCTCAAGCCGTTTTCCAGGTTGAATATTGTCCGTGGCTCACCCTAGATTGAGCAGCCCCATTTAAGAACTCATGTGAACTTGTTTGCACTCCGTGAAGTGGAATCGATCCCGTGCCGCGCATCTTTTAACGCACGTAAGTTAAATCTTTAAGACTAGCCAGTCCCATGGAGTTAATAAACATAGTTTTTACCCACATATGCTTCCATGCggggaaaattttctttcccttgtcaCGCGATAATCAACTCTTCCGGAGAAGATTCCTTCTTGATTTAGACTGTAATGAGTCCATACATACAAAAAATTGATTGTAAGTTTCGTCCTAATCACTGCATCTCCTCTGGATGTGTGCGCAAATTTGTGGCGTGTAAGTTGTCGATTAGATTGTAAAAAACAAAGGTGGATCTTTCTGTTCTGCAACTTCAATTCAGCAATTAGTAGCAGTTGGAAGGTTTTCTGGTCGGAATTACATCAAGAAGCAGAAGCAACTTCATCATTGGATGTGAAGACTCACGTGTagatgtttgtttttttcttatcttgGTAAGATATATCGCTGCTTAGGATTAGTAATATTCTCTATTTGTTTATTTGCGGTGCAGTTGTGGATTATTGTAATTGCATCCGGGTCGATTTGTTTCGGCGATGTTATATTCATTGAAACCTTCTGGGACCCCAACTCACATTTGTAAAGGGCAAACTTTTTCTCGATGGTTTACAAGAGCACGCCAACCCCTTATGCAAAAACCATTAGCCACCGATGCAGAATTTGGTCTGGTTTAAAaggtttcatttgtttcacggaaattgaatgatctgaaaaatagaaaatatttatatccAGACATTGTTAAGTACAATGAGCACTGCTGAACTCTACCTCATCCATCCCCAATTGACCCTTTATTTTCCATCCGTTTTGACGTCGGTCCGATGGTGTAGCAAATCAGCTTTCTCATACTAGACTAAAGATTCGTGCCCCCTCTCGATTCCGCTCGGAGGAGGCTGGGCCATCTGCATCGGGACTGGACAATGCACCTGGGAATATACTTCCTCGCGACATGACTTGGCCACGAGAGATTGCGTCGAGTATAAATGGAAGCCAAGACCATCTATCAATGTTAAGGAAACGATGAGCTCAAAGGAGCACTTTAATCAACCGGCTTTGGAGGTTTTGCCTTGGCGAGCTTGCTGTTCAGGTATATACCTCAGAAGTCACATCCAGACAACAAGAAAGAGCCAAAAAGGCCGACACTTTGTTTGGCTTCTGATCTAACACAAGGTCAACTGGAGCTATATGCAGGACACAAGAAGAGAGGGATCTGAGATGAATTGTGAGTCAGTCGCAAGACTGATGCCTTGGTCTCTGGTGACATTGCTCTTGCTGTATTTCGGGCTATTTCGTGCTTCCAGGGCAGCCCACAAGGAGACCCTCCCATCTATACATTGTTAAAACATGTCTTGAGTTTAAGCCCGTGAATGAAATTTCATTCAagataaattaaaggaaaaatatgaaaGCTGAATATTTGTGGACGTGCACAAGATTTCCTATTTGGCGTTGGAGCTCCAAAGTGAATATTTGGACCATAAGTTGCAGTTTTGATAAGCCGAATAAAAGTCCAGGATTTGTAGATTATGGAAATCAAATTCCATATGTATTGTTCGTTCAAGATTAcagaaaaataggaaagtccaagttggacttGTTGACCGAAGTGTCCAAGTTTCCTATTCTGAGTTGAAGTTGGCCATGCcatgcatattatatcatatatatttgttttttttgccGTAAGAGCATGCGGTTGCCAGAGCATTGTTGATGCAAGCAGAGCAACGTGGTCTTCGGGCTGTGGCGAACGTGAAGATCTCTTGAAGCGGCATTTCTAAACGAGTGCTTGGCGTGGGTTTCTtcgttgatttttctttcatgcaatTGCATCCGAGAAGAATTAGTGTTTatagccaattaaatcttgaggtaagatttgcgtgtaattccttcatgagattgaaagattatattttgagaaatttcaggGCTAAATACCGTGTGTTATTGGGTGAAATTAGGGCTTGGGAAACATCGAGTGAGTGTTTACGTGACTCGAATGTGTAATTTCTTTATATTGCTTGATCTATCGTGAATTCATTATTGCTTTCCATATGGATGTAGGTCTCTACaattgaaccacgtaaatctcgtgtttgatatatttttttcttctatctattttattgtttgatcacTCGCTTTCGGCAACACAGATTGTGGGTGTTGTTGTTTGCAACCCTTGCTTCAACCAAGGCTTCTCTAGGACCAGCCACTTCGTTTTAGGTCCAAAACTAGCCATCCTAGCACAAACAAAAGAGACGGTCATTGCCAACTTTTCTATGGTCCTCTTGAGTTTTCTGTATCAGTTGCAATTTGCCGTAAAGCAGATTCAACTTGTGTGCAATATACGCAGGTGCGTTTGAAAAGAAATATCAGCAGGTGCAATACACGCAGGTGCAATTTCAACTCTTCCAAAGATGTCCCCTTGACTGACTTATACCATTCACATAGATAACAATTTCTCCTCCTACTTTCTCCATCACCCTTTTCttatcaaaaacaaaattccTCCTGATCACTCTACTTCCTTTGGATTTTTGGGAGTTTGGTAGAATTCCATGTCTTGTGTGTACGTTGCAAAGTAATAATTGGCCTATGGTTAGAGCGGTTTTGTTCAAAATGTACTAAGAACCATGGTCGATTGCGAATAGGGACTATGTTGTGTTTGATGCGATATTCGTGAGTCTCAAACTCATTATACATAGCCCGCCTTTTGATTGGATTAGAGAGCTACACTTAATATGGCATATGAATGctatgataaatttttttctccttgtaTGAAACATCGAAGGAAAACGGTGAATTACCACAacattttgttttctctatCTGGGGAAAACCACATTTACTAACCGTGTGATTGACTAATCTTAAAGTTTTGACTTGTGTGTTATGAGACATGTGACACGGGATCGATTCCACACCACAAAATGGAAGCAAGTTCATGTAATCTCATAAGTAGGTAACTCAttttaggggtgagcagtgATTCTGATTCAAGGTGGGAACGAAACAAGTTCAGTAATCTCATAAGCAAGTAACTCAttttaggggtgagcagtgATTCTGATTCAAGGTGGGAACCAATCATAGCGTTGTTGTAAGATTAACCCGTTCAATTATCATTCTTAGATTTTTTGGAATTGGTCCCTTCCGAGGTGGGAACCGACTATAGCTCTGTTCTAAGATTAACCCGTTCAATTATCATTCTTAGATTTTTTGGAATTGGTCCCTTTCGGAGTGGGAACCGACCATAGCTCTGTTCTAAGATTAACCTGTTCAATTCTCATTCTTAGATTTTTGGAATCGGTCCCTTCAggagtttctttcttttttccttgtacTTCCCACCTTCACAAGTTGAATTACATTTTTCCAATTCCTCAAAACAATACCCAGAATACCAACAGAATTTAGAAATTCTAGATTGAGCGAACACTGGATATCATAGCATAAAAAAATCTTGGAATCCAAGACTCTAAACTCCAATGAGAGCAATATTGGGTGGTCTTGGCCTTTTCTTATTCCAAAAGCTAACTCATAAGGTGCTCTAACACTTACAAACCGACCACTGGCCCCTTTCATAATCGATATGGGACaatctccaacaatctccccctcatACATTAAGTTATGGATTAGAGCCGCAACAACTCATAACTCTTCTATGTGACTGTTAGGTTCATACTTGTTGGCAACTTAAACTCTAATGTTAGTATTGGGTGGTCTTGGACCTTTCTCTCCCCAAAAGCTAACTTAAAGGGTAAGGCTTTTCGTTATACTTATAAACCGACTACTAGCTTATTCCACAATCAATGTGAGGTGAACTCCACCAATCTTCCCCTTATATATCGGGCTCTAGGTTTGAGCCGCAACAACCAGCATCCCTCGAGTGATTATTGGGCCCAGACTTGTGATGACTTGGGTTTTGATACTAGTTTTGATACTAGTTCCAAGCCTCTCTCACTCCAAAAGCTAACTTAAAAGCAAGGCTTTCCCTTAAACTTATAAACTGACTACTAGCTCCTTcctccaaaaatctttctcGCAAATATTGGGCCCTAGGTCGGAGTCGTAACAACCTATA
Above is a window of Eucalyptus grandis isolate ANBG69807.140 chromosome 9, ASM1654582v1, whole genome shotgun sequence DNA encoding:
- the LOC108955202 gene encoding uncharacterized PE-PGRS family protein PE_PGRS20-like; this translates as MDLLQFNQGEVFSGRVEAGGLPGELAGGGNGNSGGRGGIWKVGGGGEGGGGGGVNPGSGGKGIGGSGGNGGNGGKGNDGGGGGEGVNPGIGKNGGSGGIGKGNDGGGGGVKNGIGGKGINGDGGGVNPGIGGRGINGGGEKNGIGNDGGVSPGIGGRKTFEGIKLFLEPNLRSPGAAPSVHLLGCFRGLKARSPAENTWSPCLFDLRRSDDEMPKDTARQPGSPLLISFTAQPSIPSASLPIEAGKRTLNLPCLFVLASCRKLRLELEFPHSIETYAPEHTHVGGILFLDTSRSYST
- the LOC120288514 gene encoding glycine-rich cell wall structural protein 1-like; translation: MGSKFQGDIFGGVEGGRALEQKGDDANGAGERGGEGKDGGVGVGAGDGGEGDGDGGRRNGDGDAGEGNGGGGGVNPGGGDGGIDGGDNGGAGKGIDGDLGVHPGGDGLRGGSGGLGGNGDGHAGEGNGGGSGVNPGGGDEEIDGGDNGGAGKGIDGDLGVHPSGDGLRGGSGGLGGNGDGDAGEGNGGGGGVNPVVVMKESMAVTMEGAERDRW